In a single window of the Clostridia bacterium genome:
- a CDS encoding DUF86 domain-containing protein, producing the protein MDYQELNLARMAEKITDIREALEVLREYASRPDSQFLGNKEAVWSARYAFILMTEAAANIASHVCAKLLARAPRTYADSFLILGEAGLLDADLASRLGKMVGFRNLLVHRYGDVDDARMLRIMREDLDDVELYLQGVARILHKAKKR; encoded by the coding sequence GTGGACTACCAGGAATTAAACTTAGCGCGAATGGCGGAGAAAATCACCGACATTCGCGAGGCCCTCGAAGTACTGAGGGAGTACGCCTCCAGGCCTGATAGCCAATTCCTAGGCAACAAGGAAGCAGTTTGGTCGGCGCGATATGCCTTCATCCTGATGACGGAAGCGGCAGCTAATATCGCAAGTCACGTTTGCGCCAAATTATTGGCCAGAGCACCACGCACGTATGCCGATAGTTTTCTCATCCTAGGGGAGGCGGGACTGTTGGATGCAGATCTTGCCTCGAGGTTGGGAAAAATGGTAGGGTTCCGCAATCTCTTGGTACATAGGTACGGAGATGTTGATGATGCGCGCATGCTAAGAATCATGCGAGAAGACCTGGATGATGTTGAGCTGTACTTGCAGGGCGTGGCCAGAATTCTTCACAAAGCAAAAAAGAGGTGA
- a CDS encoding ABC transporter permease, with protein MWLMAAFTFREAWRKKVALIAGILTIAFLVLYGTGLHFIGKNISRHLGGVADPYAQMQAIFLFVMGVYMASFLVAGLSILAAVGSVSSEIENGTLHALAVRPLSRRELLLGKFLGQAAMLVVYAAIFFLALAALVRWQLGIGIPGIIPALGLFILEPVVLLALTMLGTVRLSTMGNGVLAFALYALAIVGGMMEQIGSMLDSTTAIYMGVITSLILPADALYRRLVATVVAQLPPASGPGGFFINPQNMLGPFGSLSTPSNWMLLYTGLYIVGLVAAAIHLFNRRDI; from the coding sequence ATGTGGCTAATGGCTGCTTTTACCTTCCGCGAAGCCTGGCGAAAGAAAGTGGCCCTGATAGCTGGGATCTTGACCATAGCTTTCCTGGTCCTTTACGGTACCGGCCTGCATTTTATCGGCAAAAACATCAGCCGCCATTTGGGTGGGGTGGCCGACCCTTATGCCCAGATGCAGGCCATCTTCTTATTTGTTATGGGCGTGTATATGGCTAGCTTTCTGGTGGCCGGACTCTCCATCCTGGCCGCGGTGGGCAGCGTTTCCAGCGAAATCGAAAACGGAACCCTGCATGCGCTAGCGGTTCGCCCCCTGTCCCGGCGAGAGCTTTTGTTAGGTAAGTTCTTGGGCCAAGCGGCCATGCTGGTTGTCTATGCGGCTATTTTTTTCCTAGCTCTGGCCGCCCTGGTGCGTTGGCAGCTGGGAATAGGCATACCAGGAATCATCCCCGCCTTGGGGCTTTTCATCCTCGAACCGGTAGTGCTGCTGGCGCTAACCATGCTGGGAACGGTGCGGCTGTCCACAATGGGCAACGGGGTGCTGGCCTTTGCCCTCTACGCTCTGGCCATCGTAGGCGGCATGATGGAGCAGATCGGCTCCATGCTGGACAGCACCACCGCCATCTACATGGGGGTCATCACCAGCCTCATCCTACCGGCCGATGCCCTCTACCGGCGGCTAGTGGCCACGGTGGTGGCCCAATTGCCACCAGCCAGCGGTCCCGGCGGCTTTTTTATAAACCCCCAAAACATGCTGGGGCCCTTCGGCAGCCTGTCCACCCCCAGTAACTGGATGCTGCTTTATACCGGACTCTATATTGTCGGGTTGGTGGCTGCGGCCATTCATCTCTTTAACCGCAGGGATATCTAG
- a CDS encoding ABC transporter ATP-binding protein, producing MAIIETENLTKIYGQQTACQEICLSVEEGQIFGLLGPNGAGKSTLVKMLVGLVYPTSGQARVAGHLPSDPRGRRQVGFLPENFRFHGWLKGRELLLFHARLAGLGPELARQQTEETLELVGLAQDGQKLVANYSKGMQQRLGLAAALVGDPQVIFLDEPTSALDPLGRRQVREVLLTLKQRGKTVFLNSHLLSEVEKVCDQVAIINHGTVVAGGKLDELLAGSTEVAVKLSGLGPETAEELRQDYPSLRLEQDRLVVPVKSKEEIPDLVSQLTAKGCRIYEVTPSHNSLEDIFVNLVQEGEPPCG from the coding sequence ATGGCTATCATTGAAACCGAGAATCTTACCAAGATCTATGGGCAGCAAACTGCCTGCCAGGAGATCTGCCTTTCCGTAGAGGAAGGGCAGATCTTCGGCCTTCTAGGCCCCAACGGCGCCGGCAAGAGCACCCTGGTCAAGATGCTGGTGGGGCTGGTTTACCCTACCTCCGGCCAGGCCCGAGTAGCCGGACATTTGCCCTCCGACCCCCGGGGCCGGAGACAAGTGGGCTTCTTGCCGGAGAACTTTCGCTTTCATGGCTGGTTAAAAGGCAGGGAGCTGCTCCTCTTCCACGCCCGCCTGGCGGGGTTGGGCCCAGAGCTTGCTAGGCAGCAAACCGAAGAAACCCTGGAGCTAGTAGGCCTAGCTCAAGACGGGCAGAAGTTGGTAGCCAATTATAGCAAAGGCATGCAGCAGCGCCTGGGCCTGGCAGCAGCCCTGGTTGGTGACCCACAGGTAATTTTCCTGGACGAACCCACTTCAGCCCTGGACCCCTTGGGTCGCCGTCAAGTTCGCGAGGTGCTTTTGACGCTGAAACAGAGAGGCAAGACGGTGTTCTTAAACAGCCACCTATTAAGCGAGGTAGAAAAGGTATGCGACCAGGTAGCCATCATCAATCACGGCACTGTGGTAGCCGGCGGCAAATTGGATGAACTCCTGGCCGGGTCAACCGAGGTTGCCGTCAAGCTCTCGGGCCTCGGGCCGGAGACAGCCGAAGAATTGCGTCAAGATTATCCTTCCCTGCGCCTGGAGCAGGATCGCCTGGTGGTGCCAGTCAAGAGTAAGGAAGAGATCCCCGACCTGGTCAGCCAACTGACAGCCAAGGGTTGCCGGATCTATGAGGTTACCCCTAGCCACAATTCCCTGGAGGACATATTCGTCAATCTGGTACAGGAGGGGGAACCGCCATGTGGCTAA